The following coding sequences lie in one Spinacia oleracea cultivar Varoflay chromosome 1, BTI_SOV_V1, whole genome shotgun sequence genomic window:
- the LOC110793624 gene encoding caffeoylshikimate esterase — MDYNVNFEEEYILNNRGLKQFTCRWLPKNQDPKALVFLCHGYAMESSISMQGTAMRLVKAGYGVYGIDYIGHGKSAGLHGYIPSFKELVQDCSDYFAKVCEKQENERKQRFLMGESMGGAVALRLHRKMPHFWDGAILVAPMCKISEDMKPSPLVISCLRQLAFILPTWRIVPSQDVIDAAVRDPEKKKKVRANPYWYTGRPRLKTAQELFIASIDLESRLHEVTLPFLVLHGGDDKVTDPEISKLLHESATSLDKTFKLYPGMWHALTYGETPENTNTVFNDIIEWLGERSKGTNSRLENASKYMEDKEPSIAIAIAIASINTN, encoded by the exons ATGGACTACAATGTCAATTTTGAAGAG gAGTATATATTGAATAATAGAGGTTTGAAGCAATTCACATGTAGATGGTTGCCTAAAAATCAGGATCCAAAAGCTCTTGTTTTCTTGTGCCATGGTTATGCCATGGAGAGTAGTATTTCCATGCAAG GGACGGCGATGCGCCTCGTAAAAGCTGGTTATGGTGTTTATGGGATTGATTATATTGGACATGGAAAATCAGCTGGCCTTCATGGTTATATCCCATCTTTTAAAGAACTTGTTCAAGATTGCTCTGATTATTTTGCCAAAGTTTGTG AAAAACAGGAGAATGAAAGGAAACAGAGGTTTTTGATGGGCGAATCAATGGGAGGAGCAGTTGCCCTGCGTTTGCACAGAAAAATGCCACACTTTTGGGATGGCGCCATTTTAGTCGCACCCATGTGTAAG ATTAGTGAAGATATGAAACCAAGTCCACTTGTTATCAGCTGTTTAAGACAACTTGCCTTCATTTTACCAACTTGGAGGATTGTTCCTAGTCAGGATGTCATTGACGCTGCAGTTAGAGATccagagaagaaaaagaag GTAAGGGCTAATCCATATTGGTATACCGGAAGGCCACGCTTGAAAACTGCCCAAGAGCTTTTCATTGCTTCCATCGATCTTGAGAGCAGATTACATGAG GTGACACTGCCTTTCCTAGTGCTTCATGGCGGAGATGATAAAGTAACGGACCCAGAAATAAGCAAGCTGTTACACGAGTCAGCCACGAGTTTGGACAAAACTTTTAAATTGTATCCAGGAATGTGGCATGCTTTAACCTATGGTGAAACCCCAGAAAACACCAACACCGTATTTAACGACATTATTGAATGGTTGGGTGAGAGATCCAAGGGAACAAACTCCAGGTTGGAGAACGCAAGCAAGTACATGGAAGACAAAGAACCTAGCATTGCCATTGCCATTGCCATTGCTTCTATAAATACCAACTGA